The Amycolatopsis sp. DG1A-15b genome window below encodes:
- a CDS encoding ABC transporter permease encodes MSTPAPDVRMSPTAAVGLVASREISTRVKSKAFRVSTVIMLLLIVVGIVLIKLIAGGGGADAKVGFTTATAAFSGPLKTVGKTLDENIETTEIPDEAAGRAKLADGSLDALLTGDGKSVHVQVKKDLDGKLANVLQVLSQQVAINQQITALGGNPAQFQAAIAAAKFVEDPPLEEPYDYNGQQLVLGIIAGILIYLSLMINGQTVAQGVVEEKTSRVVELLLSTIKPWQLMAGKVLGIGVVGLIQMVVIGVGGVVTGLATDVLTISVSAAVGTVVWLVVWYLLGFFMYSIVFAALGALVSRQEDVGGATMPALMFVIAGYVIGISVLPSDPGNTFVEVLSVIPVFSPTLMPMRLAMGGVPVWEAVVSVGLVVLLIPGLIWLAARIYRNAVMRTGAKVKLRDALRAA; translated from the coding sequence ATGCTGCTGCTGATCGTGGTCGGCATCGTGCTGATCAAGCTGATCGCCGGCGGCGGTGGCGCCGATGCGAAGGTCGGTTTCACCACCGCGACCGCCGCCTTCTCGGGGCCGTTGAAAACGGTCGGGAAGACCCTCGACGAGAACATCGAAACCACGGAGATCCCCGACGAGGCCGCCGGGCGCGCGAAGCTGGCCGACGGCTCGCTCGACGCGCTGCTCACCGGCGACGGCAAGAGCGTGCACGTCCAGGTGAAGAAGGACCTCGACGGCAAGCTCGCCAACGTCCTGCAGGTGCTGTCCCAGCAGGTGGCGATCAACCAGCAGATCACGGCGCTGGGCGGGAACCCGGCGCAGTTCCAGGCCGCGATCGCGGCCGCGAAGTTCGTCGAGGACCCGCCGCTGGAGGAGCCGTACGACTACAACGGCCAGCAGCTCGTGCTGGGCATCATCGCCGGCATCCTGATCTACCTGTCGTTGATGATCAACGGCCAGACGGTCGCGCAGGGCGTCGTCGAGGAGAAGACGTCGCGGGTGGTCGAGCTGCTGCTGTCGACGATCAAGCCGTGGCAGCTGATGGCCGGGAAGGTGCTCGGCATCGGCGTGGTCGGGCTGATCCAGATGGTCGTGATCGGCGTCGGCGGGGTCGTCACCGGGCTGGCCACGGACGTGCTCACCATTTCCGTCTCGGCGGCCGTGGGCACCGTGGTCTGGCTGGTCGTGTGGTACCTGCTCGGGTTCTTCATGTACTCGATCGTGTTCGCCGCGCTCGGGGCGCTGGTTTCGCGCCAGGAGGACGTCGGCGGCGCGACGATGCCGGCCCTGATGTTCGTGATCGCCGGGTACGTGATCGGCATTTCCGTGCTGCCCTCGGATCCGGGCAACACGTTCGTCGAAGTGCTTTCGGTGATTCCGGTGTTCTCGCCGACGTTGATGCCGATGCGGCTCGCGATGGGCGGGGTGCCCGTTTGGGAAGCCGTGGTGTCGGTGGGGCTGGTGGTGCTGTTGATTCCGGGATTGATCTGGCTGGCCGCGCGGATCTACCGGAACGCCGTGATGCGTACCGGCGCAAAGGTGAAACTCCGCGACGCCCTGCGCGCCGCCTGA
- a CDS encoding MOSC N-terminal beta barrel domain-containing protein: MGVVSALWRYPVKSMAGERLVAAEVEERGFAGDRRYAVRDPDGKFGSGKNTRRFRRMPGLNTFAARYDGAVPVVTPPGGRAVRGDAVHEEIAAALGRPGVELVREAAIPHHDEAAVHLVTTSSLAWLAERAPGTAIDARRLRPNILLDTGPAPELAEEAWLGERIRIGAVELEILRKAVRCVMVDLPWDELPAAPGLLKTITGANGMTLGVHARVVRGGTLHVGAVQTVGCSTPHTP, from the coding sequence ATGGGGGTTGTCTCGGCGCTGTGGCGCTATCCGGTGAAGTCGATGGCCGGCGAGCGGCTGGTCGCCGCCGAAGTCGAGGAACGCGGCTTCGCCGGCGATCGCCGGTACGCCGTCCGGGATCCCGACGGCAAGTTCGGCAGCGGGAAGAACACCCGCCGCTTCCGGCGGATGCCCGGCCTGAACACCTTCGCCGCGCGGTACGACGGTGCCGTTCCGGTGGTGACCCCGCCCGGCGGGCGTGCGGTCCGCGGGGACGCCGTCCACGAAGAAATCGCGGCCGCCCTGGGTCGTCCCGGCGTCGAACTGGTCCGGGAAGCCGCCATCCCGCACCACGACGAGGCCGCCGTCCACCTGGTGACGACGTCGTCGCTGGCCTGGCTCGCCGAGCGGGCGCCCGGGACCGCGATCGACGCACGGCGGCTGCGACCCAACATCCTGCTCGACACCGGCCCCGCGCCGGAGCTGGCCGAAGAGGCCTGGCTGGGGGAACGCATCCGGATCGGCGCGGTCGAGCTGGAAATCCTGCGCAAAGCCGTCCGCTGCGTGATGGTCGACCTGCCGTGGGACGAGCTCCCCGCCGCGCCCGGTCTGCTGAAGACGATCACCGGCGCGAACGGCATGACGCTGGGCGTGCACGCCCGCGTCGTCCGCGGCGGCACGCTCCACGTCGGCGCTGTCCAGACCGTGGGATGTTCCACCCCTCACACTCCCTAG
- a CDS encoding nicotinamide mononucleotide transporter family protein, which yields MDFLLHHGITVLGQWISIAELAGQVFALAVVFLAQRRTLWTWPVQVGATVLLFAVYVSAHLGGLAARQVAILAISVYGWWAWTRRQDPVFGVVVRKGRLAERLAMAGAFVVGTTVMALVLDALHASWAPWPDAAIFVGTLVAFGAQGLGLVEFWLVWLAVDAIGVPLQISSGLYFSAAIYIVFAGLVVHGWWSWNRSAQRVAARPGVTAASS from the coding sequence GTGGACTTCCTGCTGCACCACGGGATCACCGTGCTCGGCCAGTGGATTTCGATCGCGGAGCTCGCCGGGCAGGTGTTCGCGCTCGCCGTCGTGTTCCTCGCGCAGCGTCGCACCCTGTGGACGTGGCCCGTGCAGGTCGGCGCCACCGTGCTGCTGTTCGCCGTCTACGTCTCCGCGCACCTCGGCGGGCTCGCCGCGCGGCAGGTCGCCATCCTGGCCATCTCCGTCTACGGCTGGTGGGCCTGGACGCGCCGCCAGGACCCGGTGTTCGGCGTCGTCGTCCGCAAGGGCCGGCTCGCCGAACGGCTGGCGATGGCCGGCGCCTTCGTCGTCGGCACCACCGTGATGGCGCTGGTCCTCGACGCCCTCCACGCGTCCTGGGCCCCCTGGCCGGACGCCGCCATCTTCGTCGGCACGCTCGTGGCCTTCGGGGCGCAGGGACTCGGGCTCGTCGAATTCTGGCTGGTCTGGCTGGCCGTCGACGCGATCGGCGTCCCGCTGCAGATCTCGTCCGGGCTCTACTTCTCCGCCGCGATCTACATCGTGTTCGCCGGGCTCGTCGTGCACGGCTGGTGGAGCTGGAACCGCTCCGCCCAGCGCGTCGCCGCCCGGCCCGGGGTCACGGCAGCATCCAGCTGA
- a CDS encoding L-lactate permease, with product MQAAFVQDLTPLGSLGLSALVAVLPLATVLVLLGAVRMRAHHAALIGLLVALVVGVAAYGMPVVQAVSGALQGAAFGLWPIMWIVVNALWIYRLTVRTGHFDVLRRSFGRISDDPRIQALIIAFCFGALMEALAGFGAPVAISAVMLVAVGFHPVKAAVVALVANTAPVAFGAMGTPVVTLAQVTGLPLQEVSSIVGRQTPLLALVVPLLLVIIVDGKRGLKDTWLPALVCGVAFGLVQFLASNYVSPQLADIGAALAGAAALVALPQTRRPVPEAVRIGTGGTATAEAPPEDARGDVVKAYLPYLLIIVIFSIAVLPPVKRLLDKATWKFHWPGLNVAAPNGKPVSGNTFSLPFLNTGGTLVLLAGVITAALLAVKAGDTAQEWLATVKELRFAILTVTGVLALAYVMNLSGQTSTIGTFIAAAGAGLAFLSPVLGWFGVAVSGSDTSANALFGALQVTAAHQTGLPADLLAAANSSGGVLGKMVSPQNLTIACVAANLPGEEGKLLRKVLPWSIGLLLAMCLIVWGQSTAALSWMLP from the coding sequence ATGCAGGCCGCGTTCGTCCAGGATCTGACTCCGCTCGGCTCGCTGGGCCTGTCCGCGCTCGTGGCCGTGCTGCCGCTCGCCACCGTCCTCGTGCTGCTCGGGGCCGTCCGGATGCGAGCCCACCACGCCGCTCTCATCGGGCTGCTCGTCGCACTCGTCGTCGGGGTGGCCGCGTACGGGATGCCGGTCGTGCAGGCCGTCTCCGGGGCGCTGCAGGGCGCCGCGTTCGGGTTGTGGCCGATCATGTGGATCGTCGTCAACGCCCTCTGGATCTACCGGCTCACCGTGCGGACCGGGCACTTCGACGTCCTGCGCCGCTCGTTCGGGCGCATCTCCGACGACCCGCGCATCCAGGCGCTGATCATCGCCTTCTGCTTCGGCGCGCTCATGGAGGCGCTCGCCGGGTTCGGCGCGCCGGTGGCGATCAGCGCCGTGATGCTCGTGGCCGTCGGGTTCCACCCGGTCAAGGCCGCCGTCGTCGCGCTGGTCGCCAACACCGCGCCGGTCGCGTTCGGCGCCATGGGCACCCCGGTCGTCACCCTCGCCCAGGTCACCGGCCTGCCGCTGCAGGAAGTGTCGTCGATCGTCGGGCGCCAGACGCCGCTGCTCGCGCTGGTCGTCCCCCTGCTGCTGGTGATCATCGTCGACGGGAAGCGGGGCCTCAAGGACACCTGGCTGCCCGCGCTCGTCTGCGGTGTCGCGTTCGGGCTCGTGCAGTTCCTGGCCTCGAACTACGTGTCACCGCAGCTGGCCGACATCGGGGCGGCGCTGGCCGGCGCGGCCGCGCTGGTCGCCCTCCCCCAGACCCGGCGCCCGGTGCCCGAAGCCGTCCGGATCGGTACCGGCGGGACGGCGACGGCCGAAGCGCCGCCGGAAGACGCGCGCGGCGACGTCGTCAAGGCCTACCTGCCGTACCTGCTCATCATCGTGATCTTCTCGATCGCCGTGCTGCCGCCGGTCAAGCGGCTGCTGGACAAGGCGACCTGGAAGTTCCACTGGCCCGGGCTGAACGTCGCCGCGCCGAACGGGAAACCGGTGTCCGGCAACACGTTTTCGCTGCCGTTCCTCAACACCGGCGGCACGCTGGTGCTGCTGGCCGGCGTCATCACCGCGGCGCTGCTGGCGGTGAAGGCGGGCGACACCGCGCAGGAATGGCTGGCCACGGTCAAGGAGCTGCGGTTCGCGATCCTCACCGTCACCGGCGTGCTCGCGCTGGCCTACGTGATGAACCTGTCCGGCCAGACCTCCACGATCGGCACGTTCATCGCCGCCGCGGGGGCCGGGCTGGCGTTCCTCTCACCGGTGCTGGGCTGGTTCGGCGTCGCCGTCTCGGGGTCCGACACCTCGGCCAACGCGCTGTTCGGCGCCCTGCAGGTGACGGCGGCGCACCAGACGGGCCTGCCCGCGGACCTGCTGGCCGCGGCGAACAGCTCCGGCGGTGTCCTCGGCAAGATGGTGTCGCCGCAGAACCTCACCATCGCCTGCGTGGCGGCGAACCTGCCCGGCGAGGAGGGGAAACTGCTGCGGAAGGTGCTGCCGTGGAGCATCGGGCTGCTGCTCGCGATGTGCCTGATCGTGTGGGGTCAGAGCACCGCGGCGCTCAGCTGGATGCTGCCGTGA
- a CDS encoding TetR/AcrR family transcriptional regulator, with product MARPRSFDEAAVLRAARDQFWEHGYAGTKVDDIAAVTGLGKGSLYGAFGDKHALYLRVYDYYCTESTDGVRHQLEGPDDTAYRRLGDHVRAIAESVAADRERRGCLIAKGAAECAEHDEAVATRTRRAFRDLQDHLTACIAGAQRAGDLDAGQDPAHLAGLVLAVLRGLEALGKGGVEPDEIRAIAETALAVLPKP from the coding sequence ATGGCGAGACCCCGGAGCTTCGACGAGGCAGCGGTTCTGCGCGCGGCCAGGGACCAGTTCTGGGAGCACGGTTACGCGGGCACGAAGGTCGACGACATCGCCGCCGTGACCGGCCTCGGCAAGGGCAGCCTCTACGGCGCCTTCGGCGACAAGCACGCGCTCTACCTGCGCGTCTACGACTACTACTGCACCGAATCGACCGACGGCGTGCGGCACCAGCTCGAAGGCCCCGACGACACGGCCTACCGGCGGCTCGGCGACCACGTCCGGGCGATCGCCGAGTCGGTCGCCGCCGACCGGGAGCGCCGGGGCTGCCTGATCGCGAAGGGCGCGGCCGAATGCGCCGAGCACGACGAGGCGGTCGCCACGCGGACCCGGCGAGCCTTCCGCGACCTGCAGGACCACCTGACGGCCTGCATCGCGGGCGCCCAGCGCGCGGGCGACCTCGACGCCGGCCAGGACCCCGCCCACCTGGCCGGGCTCGTGCTCGCGGTCCTGCGCGGCCTCGAGGCGCTGGGCAAGGGCGGTGTCGAGCCGGACGAGATCCGCGCGATCGCCGAGACCGCGCTCGCCGTACTGCCGAAGCCGTGA